A stretch of the Clostridium fungisolvens genome encodes the following:
- a CDS encoding ATP-binding protein gives MVSLNRVIVDKKFLRRNLVEEEDISKSLSRFIDNSINARREVTTSENPCKININITDDSIKISDNSGGIHSKITDKDIFRIGFENGDHISGLGIKKSFFKLGNKIEIFSNKKRCSRKFSLDLNLSSDELQSQSENIAYNSKIVEGTIIVISDLEKSIKKQLENNYYIDSILSRLGRIYGKFIEKDELIIMVNEKEITAKGIKAKKLNSCKILGGYEVVLYKGTKEEASGIDLYINDFIEYDRIKNKEVKWNLLNEPKHTYSDCIVEVSYHGERAKFLEEKDLLFTEVIKFIKENKMYFLSSTIIIQYEMPIGKVEELKEYYDENTAKAIGIKGFDKLYEEYLHSKMTDN, from the coding sequence ATGGTAAGTTTAAATAGGGTAATAGTGGATAAGAAATTCCTAAGAAGAAATTTAGTTGAGGAAGAAGATATATCTAAATCACTAAGTAGGTTTATTGATAACTCTATTAATGCTAGAAGAGAAGTGACAACTAGCGAAAATCCCTGTAAGATCAATATAAATATAACCGATGATTCAATAAAAATTAGTGATAATAGTGGAGGAATCCATAGCAAGATCACAGACAAAGATATCTTTAGAATTGGTTTTGAAAATGGAGACCATATCTCTGGATTAGGTATTAAAAAGTCTTTCTTTAAGCTGGGGAATAAAATAGAGATATTTTCAAACAAGAAAAGATGCTCTAGAAAGTTTTCCTTAGATCTTAATTTAAGTAGTGACGAGCTTCAATCCCAAAGCGAAAACATAGCTTATAATTCAAAGATAGTAGAAGGAACTATTATAGTAATTAGCGACTTGGAAAAGAGTATAAAGAAGCAGTTAGAAAATAATTATTATATAGATAGCATTTTATCAAGACTAGGAAGAATTTATGGAAAGTTTATCGAAAAAGATGAACTTATAATTATGGTTAATGAAAAAGAGATAACCGCAAAAGGTATTAAGGCTAAGAAATTAAACTCCTGCAAAATTTTAGGCGGTTATGAGGTTGTTCTATACAAGGGAACAAAAGAAGAAGCTTCAGGCATAGACTTGTATATTAATGATTTTATTGAATATGACAGAATAAAAAACAAAGAGGTTAAATGGAATCTATTGAATGAACCAAAGCACACCTATTCAGATTGTATAGTAGAAGTGAGTTATCATGGAGAAAGAGCAAAATTTTTAGAAGAAAAAGACTTGCTATTCACGGAAGTGATAAAGTTTATTAAAGAAAACAAAATGTATTTCTTAAGCAGTACAATAATCATACAATATGAAATGCCTATAGGAAAAGTAGAAGAACTTAAAGAATACTACGATGAAAATACTGCAAAAGCTATAGGTATCAAAGGCTTTGATAAGTTATATGAAGAGTATCTTCACAGCAAAATGACAGATAACTAA
- a CDS encoding GNAT family N-acetyltransferase, with the protein MSKLKLVLPTPEYKEKIMDYKREFLENGDSMDGTAGLKDAESFEKWYTAFCNNLKEETVAKGLVPATTYLAISTEDGRLIGMIDIRHRLNDYLLSFGGHIGYSVRKSERQKGYATEMLALALKECIKLDINKVLITCNKENIGSAKTILNNNGKFENEIVEGSRITQRYWITLD; encoded by the coding sequence ATGAGTAAATTAAAGTTAGTTTTACCTACCCCAGAATACAAAGAAAAAATCATGGATTATAAAAGAGAATTTTTAGAAAATGGAGACAGCATGGATGGTACCGCAGGCTTAAAAGATGCTGAATCCTTTGAGAAGTGGTATACTGCATTTTGCAATAATCTAAAAGAAGAAACAGTTGCTAAGGGATTAGTTCCAGCAACAACATACTTAGCTATTTCTACTGAGGATGGTCGTTTGATTGGAATGATTGATATTAGGCATCGCCTAAATGATTATCTGCTAAGTTTTGGTGGACATATAGGTTATAGTGTTAGAAAATCAGAAAGACAAAAAGGTTATGCAACTGAGATGCTTGCCTTAGCCTTAAAGGAGTGCATAAAATTAGATATAAATAAGGTTTTAATCACTTGTAACAAGGAAAACATCGGTTCCGCAAAAACCATATTAAATAATAACGGAAAGTTTGAAAATGAAATCGTAGAAGGAAGTAGGATTACTCAAAGATACTGGATAACCTTGGATTAA
- a CDS encoding MarR family winged helix-turn-helix transcriptional regulator has product MDYNDSKAKQAAEVVQSFMMISKTLAKYTQKNADSLGLTLQQLGVLNTIYSSPLITLKEITEKLLIPKSTASVSVEELVNLGLVERKSSEEDRRQINLISTDKGREISRKSIQTPASYIAMVSALEKISTEDIDSLLRIHKELSKFL; this is encoded by the coding sequence ATGGATTACAATGATTCCAAAGCAAAACAGGCTGCAGAGGTAGTTCAATCATTTATGATGATTAGCAAAACTCTAGCAAAATACACACAAAAAAATGCGGATAGTTTAGGTTTGACTTTGCAGCAATTAGGAGTTTTAAATACCATTTATTCTTCTCCGTTAATAACTCTTAAAGAAATAACAGAGAAATTATTAATTCCTAAAAGTACAGCAAGTGTTAGCGTCGAAGAACTTGTAAATTTGGGTTTGGTTGAACGTAAATCATCCGAAGAAGATAGACGTCAAATCAACTTAATTTCAACTGACAAAGGTAGGGAAATATCAAGAAAGTCAATTCAAACTCCTGCTTCATATATAGCCATGGTTTCTGCACTTGAAAAAATATCAACGGAAGATATAGACTCACTTCTTCGCATTCACAAGGAACTGTCTAAGTTTCTATAG
- a CDS encoding HAD-IA family hydrolase has protein sequence MLQHKNLKAILFDSGRVLNDPRTGNWFVPPNFHRYVDKNKFDLLDEKLIQVAFYKAMKFLEAKSIILTEEEEFEHFIEFYTILSNELPDLELNETHIIEVARDTVFNDEKFLFYEDVFEVIPQLSKSYKLGVVSDTWPSLERVFRNAGLREYFSTFVMSSKIGVIKPNELMFNTALTELNIKPEEAIFIDDNIKNVEVAIKLGMQGILMIRDENCKVDTEYKTIRNLKELLSLLGLLNS, from the coding sequence ATGCTACAACACAAGAATTTAAAAGCAATTTTATTTGATTCTGGACGAGTTCTTAATGATCCGAGAACAGGAAACTGGTTCGTACCTCCAAATTTTCATAGGTATGTAGATAAAAATAAATTCGATTTGTTAGATGAAAAGCTGATACAAGTGGCTTTTTACAAAGCTATGAAGTTTTTAGAAGCGAAGAGCATTATCTTAACAGAGGAAGAGGAGTTTGAACACTTTATAGAATTTTATACAATACTATCAAATGAACTACCAGATTTAGAGCTTAATGAAACACACATCATTGAAGTAGCTAGAGATACAGTTTTTAATGATGAAAAGTTTTTGTTTTATGAGGATGTGTTTGAGGTTATACCACAGTTAAGTAAAAGCTATAAGCTTGGAGTAGTATCAGATACCTGGCCTTCACTTGAGAGAGTGTTCAGGAATGCTGGATTAAGAGAATATTTTTCAACCTTTGTTATGTCATCAAAAATAGGAGTTATAAAGCCAAATGAGTTAATGTTTAATACTGCTTTAACTGAGTTAAATATAAAGCCAGAAGAAGCAATATTTATTGATGATAATATAAAGAATGTTGAAGTGGCTATTAAATTGGGGATGCAAGGCATCTTGATGATAAGAGATGAAAATTGTAAGGTTGACACAGAGTATAAAACCATTAGAAACTTAAAGGAGCTTTTAAGTTTGTTAGGATTGTTAAATAGCTAG
- a CDS encoding acyltransferase, producing the protein MKENRSIGLDIVRASAIIFVVSVHFFLNTKYYETPIVGASMYIQTYIRMACIMCVPLFLILTGYLQKNKQPSKSYFKKILPILVIYLFYSLLCIIFRSTILNERPGILNWLVSIGNFSADSYSWYIQMYIGLFLLSPFLNVCYNNLKGKRHKTALVIIALFMTAFPATFNGKFGGFINFPSSWQSIYPITYYFIGCYINEFKPRIKKVQSLLLLFGIILLETFIEIYGSHLNGQKFSSYVGGYDSLIITIEAVVFFLVFYDIALDNELITKAISIISLLSLDIYLVSRITDTIVYNQLFKHYFVSQERVILFFMPTLLCTFSLAFIIASMRNKIIKVR; encoded by the coding sequence ATGAAAGAAAATAGGAGTATAGGTCTTGATATTGTACGAGCCTCTGCCATAATATTCGTAGTATCCGTGCATTTTTTCTTGAATACCAAATACTACGAAACACCTATAGTTGGCGCTAGTATGTATATACAGACATATATAAGAATGGCTTGCATTATGTGTGTGCCGCTATTTTTAATTCTTACGGGGTATTTACAAAAAAATAAGCAGCCGAGTAAATCTTATTTCAAAAAGATATTACCAATACTTGTGATATACCTTTTTTATTCGCTTTTATGTATTATATTCAGGTCTACAATATTAAATGAAAGGCCTGGCATATTAAATTGGCTAGTTTCTATAGGAAACTTTTCTGCTGACTCTTATTCGTGGTATATACAAATGTACATAGGATTATTTTTATTAAGTCCTTTTCTTAATGTATGTTATAACAATCTTAAAGGCAAAAGACACAAAACTGCATTAGTAATTATTGCCCTGTTTATGACAGCATTTCCAGCTACTTTTAATGGAAAATTCGGGGGTTTTATTAACTTCCCTAGTTCTTGGCAAAGTATTTATCCTATAACATATTATTTTATCGGATGCTACATAAATGAATTTAAACCAAGAATAAAAAAAGTACAATCTCTATTATTACTGTTTGGAATCATACTCCTAGAAACCTTTATAGAGATTTACGGCTCACACTTGAATGGTCAAAAGTTTTCATCTTATGTTGGTGGCTATGACTCTTTAATTATTACCATAGAGGCAGTGGTATTTTTCCTTGTTTTCTATGATATAGCACTTGATAACGAACTTATAACAAAAGCAATATCCATTATCTCTTTACTTTCATTAGATATTTACCTTGTATCTAGGATTACGGACACTATTGTATACAACCAATTGTTTAAACATTACTTTGTTTCTCAAGAAAGAGTTATTTTGTTCTTTATGCCAACATTGTTGTGTACCTTTAGTCTTGCATTTATCATAGCCTCAATGAGAAATAAGATTATAAAAGTAAGATAA
- a CDS encoding DUF4180 domain-containing protein, translating into MEINKIIENKVEIAVVKSSEVLITDVQSALDLIATVSYETGCDAMILDKSTIVEEFFDLKTKLAGEVLQKFINYRMKLAIVGDFSGYTSKSLRDFIYESNNGNNIFFLSSEKEALEKLGIL; encoded by the coding sequence ATGGAAATTAATAAGATAATAGAAAATAAAGTAGAAATAGCTGTTGTAAAAAGCAGTGAAGTATTGATAACAGATGTTCAATCTGCCTTGGATCTAATAGCAACTGTAAGCTATGAGACAGGTTGTGATGCAATGATTCTAGATAAGTCAACAATAGTAGAAGAGTTCTTTGATTTAAAAACAAAATTAGCAGGGGAAGTGCTTCAAAAGTTTATAAACTATCGTATGAAGCTTGCAATAGTTGGAGATTTTTCAGGCTATACAAGTAAGAGTCTTAGAGATTTTATTTATGAAAGTAATAATGGTAATAATATATTCTTTTTAAGTAGTGAAAAAGAAGCGTTAGAAAAGTTAGGAATTTTGTAG
- a CDS encoding CPBP family intramembrane glutamic endopeptidase — MKKFMQYAKEIPSNIVFQSILAFIFSIPLISTLGQFITSGFISKNTSVLILYWPGVTWNFSVNLPVWLIFGIIAASYVVGIAYMFKNRIFGKIVVIGFIGLIVAQIVGIAFSTITNFKELQQVSSVAKAGVVNRMLFSLWHNPAWEEIVFRGLPLICLMALKKRLSKKRYNFAIALYFIIPSIAMALYHIPNHGASRIADTLVLSLVFAWLAFKYTFFAPLIMHYIADSITVLYLGDMKGIPKNEVLWLSNNSGLINSAFSIGIIVLLISIPFILIYNIKKMKKADTLNYNL; from the coding sequence ATGAAAAAATTCATGCAATATGCTAAAGAAATTCCGAGTAATATAGTTTTTCAGTCCATACTAGCCTTCATATTTAGTATTCCACTTATATCTACTTTAGGGCAATTCATAACCTCAGGCTTTATTAGCAAAAATACTTCTGTATTAATTTTATATTGGCCTGGAGTTACTTGGAACTTTTCTGTAAACTTACCTGTTTGGCTCATCTTTGGAATTATTGCAGCTTCATATGTAGTTGGTATAGCATATATGTTCAAAAATAGGATATTTGGCAAGATTGTAGTTATAGGTTTTATAGGACTTATCGTAGCACAAATAGTCGGCATCGCTTTTAGCACGATTACTAACTTCAAGGAATTACAACAAGTTAGTTCTGTTGCAAAAGCAGGTGTTGTGAATAGAATGTTATTTTCATTATGGCATAATCCAGCCTGGGAGGAAATTGTATTTAGAGGACTTCCATTAATATGTTTAATGGCTCTTAAGAAAAGATTATCTAAAAAAAGATATAATTTTGCAATAGCTTTATATTTCATTATACCTTCAATAGCTATGGCCTTGTATCACATTCCTAATCATGGTGCTTCAAGAATTGCTGACACATTAGTTTTATCATTAGTTTTTGCTTGGCTTGCATTTAAATACACTTTTTTTGCACCTTTGATAATGCACTATATTGCTGATTCAATCACGGTACTTTATTTAGGTGACATGAAGGGAATACCTAAGAACGAAGTACTTTGGTTATCTAATAATTCTGGACTTATTAATTCAGCTTTCAGTATAGGAATTATAGTATTGCTTATATCTATACCTTTTATCCTTATATACAATATTAAAAAAATGAAAAAAGCTGATACCCTTAACTATAATTTATAA
- a CDS encoding Type 1 glutamine amidotransferase-like domain-containing protein → MSAYYLFSDFDMDKGFTAEVRDNLLSDIKSDLKIVFIASSPDFFEITDKYAKRYLGWFSDLGINFKSSKVIDNRMKKEEMLEHIRYASVVFLMGGPTMIQFDFLKQNELHKALREYEGCVLGLSAGAINMAKVAICTAESEEDKTEIYEGLNLLDISIEPHFKGRGNETNLNELLRISEEHDIYAMCDNGAIVCRGKEQFFYGELYLISKGKIKKVDESLNRN, encoded by the coding sequence ATGAGTGCTTATTATTTGTTTAGTGATTTTGATATGGACAAAGGATTTACCGCTGAAGTAAGAGATAATTTGCTTAGTGATATAAAGAGTGATCTCAAGATAGTTTTCATAGCTTCTAGTCCTGATTTCTTTGAGATTACTGATAAATATGCTAAGAGATATTTAGGCTGGTTTTCAGACCTTGGGATTAATTTTAAATCTAGCAAAGTAATTGACAATAGAATGAAGAAAGAAGAAATGCTAGAACACATACGATATGCTTCAGTAGTTTTTCTTATGGGTGGACCTACAATGATTCAATTTGATTTTCTTAAGCAAAATGAACTTCATAAGGCATTAAGAGAATATGAAGGCTGTGTTTTAGGACTAAGCGCTGGAGCTATAAATATGGCTAAAGTAGCTATTTGTACGGCAGAAAGTGAAGAGGATAAAACAGAGATATATGAGGGGCTTAACCTACTTGATATATCTATAGAGCCGCACTTTAAAGGTAGAGGAAATGAAACTAACCTTAACGAACTATTAAGAATATCTGAGGAACATGATATATATGCAATGTGCGATAATGGAGCTATTGTATGCAGAGGAAAAGAACAGTTTTTTTACGGTGAGCTATATTTGATTTCAAAAGGTAAAATTAAAAAAGTAGATGAAAGTTTAAATAGGAACTAA
- a CDS encoding GyrI-like domain-containing protein produces the protein MKYEWKKQEKNLYLPKEKPELITVPKQKFFMIRGKGNPNDEDFAERIGVLYSLAYAIRMMPKQGYTPEGYFEYTVYPLEGVWDLTEEGRKLDTLNKNELLYTIMIRQPDFVTEEVVSKAFENVRKKKPNPLLEEVTFETMEDGLSVQMMHIGSYDDESHSFEQMKGFIKENDLEITTLVHREIYISDARKTEKSKLKTVLRYRVHHR, from the coding sequence GTGAAATACGAGTGGAAAAAGCAAGAAAAAAACTTATACTTACCAAAAGAGAAGCCGGAATTAATTACGGTACCGAAACAAAAATTCTTCATGATAAGAGGAAAAGGAAATCCTAATGATGAAGATTTTGCAGAAAGAATAGGGGTGTTATATTCTTTGGCCTATGCTATTAGAATGATGCCTAAGCAAGGTTACACACCAGAGGGTTATTTTGAGTATACTGTATATCCACTTGAAGGTGTATGGGATTTAACAGAAGAGGGGAGAAAACTTGATACCTTAAATAAGAATGAATTGCTATATACAATAATGATTAGACAGCCTGATTTTGTTACTGAGGAAGTGGTAAGTAAAGCCTTTGAAAATGTTAGAAAGAAAAAGCCGAATCCTTTATTAGAGGAGGTTACTTTTGAAACTATGGAGGATGGATTATCAGTTCAAATGATGCATATTGGCTCTTATGATGATGAATCACATAGCTTTGAACAAATGAAAGGATTTATAAAGGAAAATGATCTAGAAATAACAACTCTAGTACATAGGGAGATCTATATTTCAGATGCAAGAAAAACTGAAAAATCCAAATTGAAAACCGTTCTAAGATATAGGGTTCATCATAGATAG